The following proteins are co-located in the Camelina sativa cultivar DH55 chromosome 12, Cs, whole genome shotgun sequence genome:
- the LOC104730321 gene encoding subtilisin-like protease SBT2.6 encodes MDVWCKVFVFFTCFFSVTAEIYIVTMEGEPIISYKGGDNGFEATAVESDEKIDTTSELVTSYARHLERKHDMLLGMLFEERSYKKLYSYKHLINGFAAHVSPDQAETLRRAPGVKSVDRDWKVRKLTTHTPQFLGLPTDVWPTGGGYDRAGEDIVIGFIDSGIFPHHPSFASHHTSVPYGPHPSYKGKCEEDPHTRKSFCNGKIIGAQHFAEAAKAAGAFNPDIDYASPMDGDGHGSHTAAIAAGNNGIPVRMHGYEFGKASGMAPRARIAVYKALYRLFGGFVADVVAAIDQAVHDGVDILSLSVGPNSPPATTKTTFLNPFDATLLGAVKAGVFVAQAAGNGGPFPKTLVSYSPWITTVAAAIDDRRYKNHLTLGNGKMLAGMGLSPSTRPHRSYKMVSANDVLLGSSGMKYNPSDCQKPEVLNKKLVEGNILLCGYSFNFVAGSASIKKVAETAKHLGAAGFVLVVENVSPGTKFDPVPSCIPGILITDVSKSMDLIDYYNVSTSRDWMGRVKDFKAEGSIGDGLEPILHKSAPEVALFSARGPNTKDFSFQDADLLKPDILAPGSLIWSAWSENGTDEANYVGEGFALISGTSMAAPHIAGIAALVKQKHPLWSPAAIKSALMTTSTVIDRAGRPLQAQQYSDTETITLVKATPFDYGSGHVNPSAALDPGLIFDAGYEDYIGFMCTTPGIDAHEITNFTNTPCNFKMVHPSNFNTPSIAISHLVRTQTVTRRVTNVADEEETYTITSRMEPAIAIEVSPPAMTVRAGASRTFSVTLTVRSVTGAYSFGEVTLKGSRGHKVTLPVVAMGQKR; translated from the exons ATGGATGTCTGGTGtaaagtttttgtctttttcacaTGTTTCTTCTCTGTCACAGCAGAGATTTACATTGTGACTATGGAAGGAGAACCAATCATCAGTTACAAAGGTGGTGATAATGGTTTTGAAGCGACTGCTGTGGAATCTGATGAAAAAATTGATACTACAAG TGAATTGGTGACATCATATGCCCGTCACCTTGAGAGGAAACATGATATGCTTCTTGGAATGCTCTTTGAGGAAAGATCATACAAAAAGCTTTACAGCTATAAACACCTTATAAATGGATTTGCAGCTCATGTTTCTCCTGATCAG GCGGAAACGCTTCGTCGCGCGCCTGGTGTGAAGTCAGTAGACAGAGATTGGAAAGTGAGGAAACTCACCACACATACACCACAGTTTTTGGGATTACCAACTGATGTTTGGCCAACTGGTGGGGGATATGATAGAGCAGGAGAAGATATTGTTATTGGCTTTATTGACTCAGGGATTTTTCCTCATCACCCAAGTTTTGCTTCTCACCACACATCAGTACCTTATGGCCCTCATCCTAGTTACAAAGGGAAATGCGAAGAAGATCCTCATACTAGGAAGAGTTTCTGCAACGGGAAGATCATAGGAGCGCAGCATTTTGCTGAAGCTGCTAAAGCAGCTGGTGCATTTAATCCGGATATTGACTATGCTTCACCAATGGATGGCGATGGACAtggaag TCACACAGCAGCTATTGCAGCTGGGAATAATGGTATTCCAGTGAGGATGCATGGCTATGAGTTTGGAAAAGCAAGCGGGATGGCTCCTCGTGCAAG GATTGCTGTTTACAAAGCTCTCTACCGGCTTTTTGGAGGCTTTGTGGCTGATGTGGTTGCTGCCATTGACCAG GCCGTTCATGATGGAGTAGATATTTTGAGTCTCTCGGTCGGTCCAAACAGTCCTCCAGCTACTACGAAGACAACATTCTTAAATCCATTTGATGCTACACTTCTTGGGGCTGTAAAAGCTGGTGTTTTTGTTGCTCAAGCTGCTGGAAACGGAGGTCCCTTTCCGAAAACTCTGGTTTCATACAGCCCTTGGATAACTACTGTGGCTGCTGCAATTGATGATCGCAGATACAAAAATCATCTGACCCTTGGAAATGGAAAAATGCTGGCTGGGATGGGATTATCCC CTTCTACTCGACCTCATCGTTCGTACAAGATGGTCTCTGCAAATGATGTTCTGCTTGGTTCTTCTGGTATGAAATACAATCCGTCTGATTGCCAGAAGCCAGAAGTGTTGAACAAAAAATTGGTAGAAGGAAACATTCTGCTCTGTGGATATTCTTTCAACTTTGTTGCTGGTTCAGCTTCCATCAAGAAAGTTGCTGAAACTGCCAAGCATCTAGGCGCTGCTGGTTTCGTTCTTGTTGTCGAAAATGTTTCTCCAGGAACAAAATTTGATCCTGTTCCTTCTTGCATTCCTGGGATTCTGATTACGGATGTCTCTAAGTCAATG GATTTGATTGATTACTACAATGTCTCGACGTCGAGAGATTGGATGGGAAGGGTAAAGGACTTTAAAGCTGAAGGAAGCATCGGAGACGGTTTGGAACCCATTCTTCACAAATCCGCACCTGAAGTAGCTCTCTTCTCAGCTCGAGGACCCAACACTAAAGATTTCAGCTTTCAAGATGCTGATCTTCTGAAACCAGATATTCTTGCTCCAGGTTCTTTAATATGGTCTGCCTGGTCTGAAAATGGAACAGACGAGGCTAATTATGTTG GCGAAGGATTTGCACTAATTTCTGGCACAAGCATGGCTGCACCACACATTGCTGGTATAGCTGCTCTGGTGAAACAGAAGCATCCTCTATGGAGTCCAGCTGCCATCAAATCAGCTTTGATGACGACTTCAACAGTCATAGATCGAGCAGGAAGGCCTCTCCAAGCACAGCAATATTCTGACACAGAGACTATAACTCTAGTTAAAGCAACTCCATTTGATTATGGAAGTGGTCATGTCAATCCAAGCGCTGCTCTAGACCCTGGTCTCATCTTTGATGCAG GTTATGAGGACTATATAGGGTTCATGTGCACTACACCTGGTATCGATGCTCACGAGATAACAAACTTCACAAACACTCCCTGCAATTTCAAAATGGTTCATCCTTCAAACTTCAACACGCCATCCATAGCCATCTCTCATCTCGTGAGAACACAAACCGTGACGAGAAGAGTAACAAATgttgcagatgaagaagaaacatacacAATCACATCGAGGATGGAGCCAGCAATCGCCATAGAAGTGAGTCCTCCTGCAATGACAGTAAGAGCGGGCGCTTCTAGAACCTTCTCGGTGACTCTAACAGTGAGATCAGTGACCGGAGCTTACAGCTTCGGAGAGGTTACATTGAAAGGAAGCCGAGGGCATAAAGTGACTCTCCCAGTGGTTGCTATGGGACAAAAGAGATGA
- the LOC104730322 gene encoding uncharacterized protein LOC104730322, whose amino-acid sequence MALRRVYSEIKGKKVTELPGYFKSTFSMETVKTSVRRGLDNYNDKYIQTSSVEPLLHVCFGGMAFSYLVALPNERRHLEHQQHAKEHGGH is encoded by the coding sequence ATGGCGTTGAGAAGGGTTTACAGTGAAATCAAAGGGAAGAAGGTGACAGAGCTACCAGGCTATTTCAAATCGACGTTTTCGATGGAGACCGTGAAGACCTCTGTGAGGAGAGGACTCGATAACTACAATGACAAATACATTCAGACTAGCTCCGTCGAGCCTCTCCTTCACGTCTGCTTCGGAGGTATGGCTTTCTCTTACCTCGTCGCTCTCCCTAATGAGCGTCGCCATCTTGAGCACCAGCAGCATGCTAAGGAGCACGGTGGTCATTGA
- the LOC104730323 gene encoding folate synthesis bifunctional protein, mitochondrial-like, which yields MARLLSQTLLHTGRFLLRRFSSPPVAPSRVCFHRYYSSKSLSLVSPLGSRLLTPSAFSTSATTVEVQSTEHEVVIALGSNIGNRMSNFREALRLMKRSGICVTRHSCLYETAPVHVTDQPRFLNAAVRGVTKLGPHELLTVLKTIERDMGRVDGIRYGPRPLDLDILFYGKMRICSDKLIIPHERLWERSFVLAPLVDLLGSAVDNDSVAHWHSLTSHPGGIFRAWERLGGESQIGKDGIQRVLPIGDKIWDFSNKTHVMGILNITPDSFSDGGHFQSVDSAVSRVRSMISEGADIIDIGAQSTRPKATRISSQEELDRLLPVLEAVRGMPEMEEKLISVDTFNSEVASEAISNGADILNDVSAGSLDPNMHKVVAESGVPYMAMHMRGDPCTMQNKENLQYNDVCKDVASELYLRVRDAELSGIPAWRVMIDPGIGFSKSVDHNLDIIMDLPKIREEMAKRSIAVSHAPILIGPSRKRFLGDICGRPEATDRDAATVATVTAGILGGANIIRVHNVRHNADAAKVCDAMLRRRRSKG from the exons ATGGCTCGTTTGCTGTCACAAACCTTACTTCACACCGGACGATTCCTTCTCCGTCGCTTCTCATCACCGCCTGTGGCTCCGAGTCGAGTCTGCTTCCACCGATACTATTCGTCGAAGTCTCTCTCCCTCGTGTCTCCTCTTGGCTCGCGTTTACTGACTCCTTCAG CTTTCTCAACTTCGGCAACAACTGTCGAAGTTCAATCTACAGAACATGAAGTTGTGATTGCTTTGGGAAGTAACATTGGAAACCGGATGAGTAATTTCAGAGAAGCTTTGAGATTGATGAAGCGTAGTGGCATTTGTGTAACGAGGCACAGTTGTTTGTACGAGACGGCTCCCGTTCATGTGACTGATCAACCCAGGTTTCTCAATGCTGCAGTGAGAGGTGTCACCAAGCTTGGACCTCATGAGCTATTGACTGTTCTCAAGACAATTGAGAGAGACATGGGACGTGTGGATGGTATACGGTATGGACCAAGACCACTTGATTTGGACATATTGTTCTACGGGAAGATGAGAATATGTTCTGATAAACTTATCATACCTCATGAGAGACTCTGGGAAAGGTCATTTGTGTTGGCACCTTTGGTTGATTTGCTTGGATCAGCTGTTGATAATGATAGTGTTGCGCATTGGCATTCACTCACTTCACATCCCGGTGGTATTTTTCGCGCGTGGGAGAGACTAGGTGGCGAGTCACAGATTGGAAAAGATGGTATACAAAGGGTTTTACCAATTGGAGataaaatttgggatttttctAACAAGACTCATGTGATGGGTATACTTAATATTACCCCGGACAGCTTTAGTGATGGAGGCCACTTTCAATCGGTAGATTCTGCAGTTTCTCGTGTTCGCTCTATGATCTCCGAGGGTGCAGATATAATTGATATTGGAGCACAGTCGACAAGACCAAAGGCCACGAGAATATCTAGTCAAGAAGAGTTAGATAGACTACTACCAGTTTTAGAGGCTGTACGTGGTATGCCAGAGATGGAGGAAAAGCTCATTTCGGTGGATACTTTCAACTCCGAGGTTGCTTCAGAAGCAATAAGCAACGGAGCTGACATTCTAAATGATGTATCTGCTGGAAGCTTAGACCCGAATATGCATAAGGTGGTTGCAGAATCTGGGGTTCCTTATATGGCCATGCACATGAGAGGAGATCCATGTACTATGCAGAACAAAGAGAATTTGCAGTACAATGATGTCTGCAAGGATGTTGCTTCTGAACTCTACTTGAGAGTAAGAGATGCAGAACTCTCTGGGATTCCAGCTTGGAGGGTTATGATTGATCCAGGGATTGGTTTCTCCAAGAGTGTAGATCATAATCTAGACATTATTATGGATCTGCCAAAAATCCGAGAAGAGATGGCTAAGAGAAGTATAGCAGTGTCTCATGCGCCTATACTCATAGGACCTTCAAGGAAGAGATTTTTGGGAGATATATGTGGACGTCCTGAGGCCACTGACAGAGATGCTGCAACTGTTGCAACTGTTACTGCAGGCATTTTAGGAGGTGCCAATATCATTAGAGTTCATAATGTTAGACATAACGCAGACGCAGCAAAAGTATGCGACGCAatgttgagaagaagaaggtcaaaAGGATGA
- the LOC104733210 gene encoding uncharacterized protein LOC104733210, with amino-acid sequence METIKHLLIIIMIITIITITSSTSLPTLMPEQNQIATKIIDAMISSGSFEDWSGAFLNTNDEINGPVLTSTLFLPKTSVEGINATSPLVASYHIVPQWLDFSVISLMRPFSRIPTLLFGHSIVVTNNSASGFTLDGVLISEPDLFVSPSIVIHRMASPFNFSRYGGSDGVL; translated from the coding sequence atggAAACCATCAAACACCTCCTTATCATCATTatgatcatcaccatcatcaccattaCATCCTCCACTTCACTTCCCACTCTCATGCCGGAGCAAAACCAAATCGCAACCAAAATTATAGACGCAATGATCTCAAGCGGCTCTTTCGAAGATTGGAGCGGAGCGTTCCTCAACACCAACGACGAGATAAACGGTCCAGTCCTCACTTCCACTCTCTTCCTCCCTAAAACATCCGTCGAAGGTATCAACGCCACGTCACCACTCGTAGCTTCTTACCACATCGTTCCACAATGGCTTGACTTCTCCGTCATAAGTCTCATGAGGCCTTTCTCTCGCATCCCTACGCTTCTCTTTGGACACTCTATCGTAGTTACCAACAATTCAGCTTCCGGTTTTACACTCGATGGCGTTCTCATCTCCGAGCCAGATCTTTTCGTCTCTCCTTCCATAGTTATCCATCGAATGGCTTCTCCGTTTAACTTCTCTCGTTATGGTGGTAGCGACGGCGTTTTATAG
- the LOC104733212 gene encoding putative F-box protein At4g29970: MGKVKKKNRQCLTRSKKRDESEEIDLYSNIPPELILEILLKSPAKSIVKLSFVSRYWSSIIRDKDFTELYLTHSITRPRLLFTVNRLDMHFFVSRSLEDHLLSSDDHHRDRVTLTPKPDSRYCISPPVRGLICCYNENIETEEHQVLTLGANQEWRMIESKVDIRFFSLISFNLMSEDFNVIELPDRRFSKLVNYGGKIALTDGTICRGTLDLWVLKDFSNQEWSKCSLLVPSLTNLVGDDECFTFRGALRTGELIFVPFYYKNPKPFSFICYDLNVNHARKVVIEGLGNDHRAKVFLDHVESPMFLRTNGVLIQ; the protein is encoded by the exons ATGGgtaaggtgaagaagaaaaatcgaCAATGTCTTACTAGGTCCAAGAAACGAGACGAAAGCGAAGAAATCGATCTGTATTCGAATATTCCTCCGGAACTGATACTTGAGATTCTCCTAAAATCGCCGGCCAAATCCATAGTCAAACTCAGCTTCGTTTCTAGATACTGGTCATCTATCATCCGCGACAAAGACTTCACCGAGTTGTACCTGACTCACTCTATTACTCGGCCTCGTCTTCTTTTCACAGTCAACCGTCTGGACATGCACTTCTTTGTCTCCCGATCCCTGGAGGATCATCTGTTGTCTTCTGATGATCATCATAGGGATAGGGTAACTCTTACTCCGAAACCCGATTCACGGTATTGCATTTCTCCACCCGTCCGCGGCTTGATATGCTGTTATAATG AAAATATTGAGACGGAGGAGCATCAAGTTCTCACTCTAGGAGCTAACCAAGAATGGAGAATGATTGAAT CTAAGGTCGATATACGATTCTTTTCTCTAATAAGCTTCAATCTGATGTCTGAAGACTTTAATGTTATTGAGTTACCTGATAGACGTTTTAGTAAACTGGTGAACTACGGTGGAAAGATAGCTTTAACGGATGGTACCATATGTAGAGGTACACTTGACCTGTGGGTTCTCAAGGATTTCAGTAACCAAGAATGGTCAAAATGTTCTCTATTGGTTCCTTCTTTGACAAACTTAGTTGGGGATGATGAATGTTTTACGTTCCGGGGTGCACTCCGTACCGGCGAGCTTATATTTGTACCGTTTTATTATAAGAACCCTAAACCgttctcttttatttgttacGATCTCAACGTAAACCATGCCAGAAAAGTTGTGATTGAAGGACTTGGGAATGACCATCGTGCTAAAGTCTTTTTGGATCATGTAGAGAGTCCAATGTTTCTACGTACCAACGGTGTGTTAATCCAATGA
- the LOC104730324 gene encoding uncharacterized protein LOC104730324, protein MAEEPEKVSSSSPALHQPSANKEDAAGIKTQDPASSSGFRAYPNGDSPPMYPVFYPGLVPGLNPGQYEEQMNRGAGIYAVPVHQFGGHVAGLPSNYLIPLTYNVPTTRPSNEGETGGENQAQAGQGQQQQQPAAHQRHVVERRFQIAFQLDLFLILKLAAVIFLFNQDGSRQRLAVLVIFATIIYLYQTGALAPFVRWLSQGMHRAAVPPPRPHRPAARADNDPAAAVPLNEDAVPEGQENQADNGNRANENENVDAGNQGNQWWGIVKEIQMIVFGFITSLLPGFHNID, encoded by the exons ATGGCGGAAGAACCCGAAAaggtgtcttcttcttcaccagcgTTACATCAACCTTCTGCTAACAAAGAAGATGCTGCTGGGATCAAAACTCAG GACCCAGCGTCGTCTTCTGGGTTTCGTGCTTATCCCAATGGTGATTCTCCTCCAATGTACCCGGTTTTTTATCCGGGTCTTGTTCCCGGGTTGAATCCTGGTCAGTATGAGGAACAAATGAACCGTGGAGCTGGGATCTATGCTGTTCCTGTGCATCAATTTGGAGGACATGTCGCTGGTCTTCCTTCAAATTATCTTATCCCTCTCACTTACAATGTTCCCAC taCTAGACCAAGTAATGAGGGTGAGACTGGGGGAGAGAATCAAGCGCAAGCTGGGCAGGGTCAGCAACAGCAGCAACCTGCTGCACATCAGAGGCATGTTGTGGAAAGGAGGTTTCAGATTGCGTTTCAGCTTGATTTGTTTCTCATACTCAAGCTTGCTGCTGTCATCTTTTTGTTCAACCAAGATGGATCAAGACAAAGGCTTGCTGTTCTTGTGATTTTCGCTACCATAATTTACTT ATACCAAACTGGAGCTCTCGCACCATTTGTGCGATGGCTTTCACAAGGCATGCATAGAGCAGCAGTACCACCTCCTCGACCTCATAGACCTGCTGCAAGAGCTGATAATGATCCTGCAGCTGCAGTGCCACTAAATGAAGATGCAGTTCCAG AGGGACAAGAGAATCAAGCTGATAATGGGAACCGagcaaatgaaaatgaaaacgtCGATGCAGGGAACCAAGGGAATCAATGGTGGGGAATAGTGAAAGAGATTCAAATGATAGTTTTTGGCTTCATAACTTCACTACTCCCTGGTTTTCACAACATAGATtag
- the LOC104730325 gene encoding TBC1 domain family member 5, which produces MVPSEIETLGDESDHRFANLRGVRWRLNLGVLPFHSSSSIDDLRKATAESRRRYAALRRRLLIDPHLSKHVRNSPDLSIDNPLSQNPDSTWSRFFRNAELEKTLDQDLSRLYPEHWTYFQAPGCQGMLRRILLLWCLKHPEYGYRQGMHELLAPLLYVLHVDVDRLSEVRKSYEDHFTDRFDGLSFEERDVTYNFDFKKFLEDFTDDEIGGIQGSSKKIKSLDELDPEIQSIVRLSDAYGAEGELGIVLSEKFMEHDAYCMFDALMNGAHGCVAMAGFFAYSPASGSHTGLPPVLEACTAFYHLLSFVDSSLHSHLVELGVEPQYFGLRWLRVLFGREFLLQDLLIVWDEIFSADNTTRTDEDNNTNQSYKIFDSPRGALISGMAVSMILCLRSSLLATENAASCLQRLLNFPEKIDVRKIIEKAKSLQTLALDDDVRSSALSINDGFDQSVSPAVPARTNSFPSGSTSPKSPLIIAPQSYWEEKWRVLHQAAEEEKPSPSVQKKKPWFRVKRLFRTESEPTHNAKSSNGKSEVKVSSAARNLLEDFNRQIVSEPEEANPIDVVNNEDSSIRETEEINTDFETAGEESIAIEENSSDVSSDPNSPLRDSNYIENDTDSSNESDLFPNETVKDQETRVVDSPLSISSQPSMEFPVNQSKDQETDVVDSPLPVSSQPSIEFPVTQSHEEEDSADKSVAIVKERSKVLPGKFQWFWKFGRNLAAEETRSNSGESSKSNLVGSSESHSLPQASSSCSKGDADQKVMNTLKNLGNSMLEHIQVIESVFQQERGQVQAGLIENLSKTNLVEKGQITAMTALKELRKISNLLLEM; this is translated from the exons ATGGTTCCATCAGAGATTGAAACTCTGGGAGATGAATCTGATCATCGTTTCGCCAATCTAAGAGGCGTACGTTGGCGTCTCAATCTCGGTGTTCTTCcctttcattcttcttcttccattgatGACCTTCGCAAAGCTACCGCCGAATCTCGCAGACG ATATGCTGCTTTAAGGAGACGGCTCTTGATTGATCCACATTTGTCTAAACATGTTAGGAATTCTCCTGATCTCTCTATCGACAACCCCTTATCTCAAAACCCAG ACAGTACATGGAGTCGGTTCTTTCGTAACGCCGAGCTAGAGAAAACATTGGATCAAGATTTATCAAGGTTATATCCAGAGCACTGGACATACTTTCAAGCTCCTGGATGTCAAGGAATGCTAAGACGTATTCTACTCTTGTGGTGTCTTAAACATCCCGAGTATGGTTATCGACAAG GAATGCATGAGCTTTTGGCGCCACTGCTTTATGTACTTCATGTTGATGTAGATCGTCTCTCTGAAGTGCGTAAAAGTTATGAAGATCATTTCACAGACAGATTCGATGGTTTGTCTTTCGAAGAAAGAGATGTTACTTACAACTTCGATTTCAAAAAGTTTCTGGAGGATTTCACGGATGATGAGATTGGTGGTATTCAAGGAAgctcaaagaaaataaagagtcTAGATGAGCTCGATCCCGAGATCCAGTCCATTGTGAGGTTAAGTGATGCTTATGGAGCCGAAGGTGAACTCGGGATTGTCTTGTCTGAGAAATTCATGGAGCACGATGCTTACTGCATGTTTGATGCTCTTATGAATGGAGCTCATGGTTGTGTTGCTATGGCTGGTTTCTTCGCTTACTCTCCAGCTAGTGGATCACACACGGGTTTACCTCCTGTTCTTGAAGCGTGCACTGCGTTTTACCATCTTTTGTCGTTCGTTGATTCGTCTCTGCATAGCCATTTGGTTGAACTCGGAGTTGAACCTCAGTACTTTGGGCTTCGTTGGTTACGAGTTTTGTTTGGAAGAGAGTTTTTGCTTCAGGATCTGTTGATAGTGTGGGATGAGATATTCTCAGCAGATAATACAACGAGAACAGATGAGGATAACAATACAAACCAGAGCTACAAGATCTTTGATTCTCCTCGGGGAGCTCTGATCTCAGGGATGGCTGTTTCGATGATATTATGTTTAAGATCATCACTGCTAGCTACTGAAAACGCAGCTTCTTGTCTCCAGAGACTATTGAATTTCCCAGAGAAGATTGATGTGAGGAAAATTATAGAGAAAGCTAAGTCATTACAAACTTTGGCTTTGGATGATGATGTACGATCATCAGCTCTATCTATAAACGATGGCTTTGATCAGAGCGTAAGTCCTGCAGTACCGGCCCGAACTAATAGCTTTCCTTCGGGATCGACTTCACCTAAGTCTCCACTGATAATTGCACCACAAAGTTATTGGGAGGAGAAATGGAGAGTTCTACACCAAGCCGCGGAGGAAGAGAAACCGAGTCCTTCAgtacagaagaagaagccttgGTTCAGGGTGAAAAGACTTTTCAGAACAGAGTCTGAGCCAACTCATAACGCCAAGTCATCAAATGGGAAAAGTGAAGTCAAGGTATCATCAGCTGCGCGTAACTTGCTTGAAGATTTTAATCGGCAGATCGTTTCTGAACCTGAGGAAGCTAATCCGATAGACGTTGTGAACAATGAAGATAGCTCAATTCGAGAAACGGAGGAAATAAACACGGATTTCGAAACTGCTGGTGAAGAGAGTATAGCAATAGAGGAGAATTCATCTGATGTTTCCTCAGATCCAAACAGTCCTCTCAGAGACTCAAACTACATTGAGAATGATACGGATAGCAGTAACGAGTCAGATTTGTTTCCTAATGAAACAGTTAAAGATCAAGAAACAAGGGTAGTAGATTCGCCTCTTTCCATTTCTTCCCAACCGAGCATGGAGTTTCCAGTAAATCAGTCTAAAGATCAAGAAACAGACGTAGTAGATTCGCCTCTTCCCGTTTCTTCTCAACCTAGCATTGAGTTTCCAGTAACTCAGTCTCATGAAGAAGAGGACTCTGCAGATAAATCTGTGGCCATTGTTAAGGAGCGTAGTAAGGTTTTACCGGGAAAATTCCAGTGGTTTTGGAAGTTTGGACGCAATCTCGCTGCTGAGGAGACAAGATCTAATAGTGGTGAAAGTAGTAAGAGCAATTTGGTTGGTTCTTCCGAGTCACATTCTCTTCCACAGGCCTCATCATCGTGCAGCAAAGGAGACGCAGACCAGAAGGTGATGAATACTCTGAAGAACCTTGGCAACTCCATGCTTGAACATATTCAG GTGATCGAGTCGGTTTTCCAGCAAGAACGTGGTCAGGTTCAGGCAGGATTAATAGAGAACTTATCTAAGACCAATTTGGTCGAAAAGGGACAAATCACAGCTATGACTGCTCTCAAGGAGCTTCGAAAAATCAGTAATCTTTTGTTGGAAATGTGA